A window from Bufo bufo chromosome 1, aBufBuf1.1, whole genome shotgun sequence encodes these proteins:
- the MXD3 gene encoding max dimerization protein 3 has translation MEQLPTNLQVLLQAAEYVERREREAEHGYASILPCDTATPGRRKRQRTTSNPDSVRSVHNELEKHRRAQLRRCLEQLKQQVPLSVDTSRHTTLSLLHRARQHIKKLEDQELRAKNLKEKLRSEQQKLRQRLKQLLPSSSTERIRADSLDSSTLSSERSDSDQEDLEVDVEGVILGANDGDLFVSFSAGMEHSYSTPAHAWL, from the exons ATGGAACAGCTGCCCACCAACctgcaggtcctgctccaggccgCCGAGTATGTGGAGCGGAGGGAGAGAG AAGCAGAACATGGCTATGCTTCAATACTGCCCTGTGATACTGCTACGCCCGGTAGGAGAAAACGCCAGAGGACCACCAGCAACCCTGACAGTGTTAG GTCTGTCCACAATGAGCTAGAGAAACACCG GAGAGCTCAGCTGCGGAGATGTCTGGAACAATTGAAGCAGCAAGTTCCTCTAAGTGTGGATACGTCCCGTCATACAACTCTCAGCCTCCTGCACAGAGCCAGACAGCACATCAAA AAACTGGAGGATCAGGAACTGAGAGccaaaaatctgaaagaaaaactGAGGTCAGAACAACAGAAGCTACGACAGAGACTAAAACAGCTACTACCCTCTAGTAGTACTGAACGCATAAGAGCTGACAGTCTAGACTCCTCCACCCTTTCATCTGAGCGGTCAGACTCTGACCAAG aggatTTGGAAGTAGATGTGGAAGGAGTCATCTTGGGAGCCAATGATGGGGACCTGTTTGTTTCATTTAGTGCTGGCATGGAGCACAGTTACTCTACTCCAGCTCATGCCTGGCTATGA